Proteins co-encoded in one Medicago truncatula cultivar Jemalong A17 chromosome 8, MtrunA17r5.0-ANR, whole genome shotgun sequence genomic window:
- the LOC25502300 gene encoding BON1-associated protein 2 encodes MSQTIEITILSAENLQENKKAIKGNTFVTVQCDGSNNEVSTTKLDSEGGSYPTWNEKVVIDLPLHARFVTIEVKYKTRGSSSNSVGIARVPVSDFLGGYVHENQLQFLSYRLWDNRVMRNGVVNISVKVKMSQQNSCSSSMSSTMNGVPVTGVPVAGNGSCSRVATGIPAVWLNYQRHI; translated from the coding sequence ATGTCGCAAACAATAGAGATAACAATTTTGTCAGCGGAGAATCtccaagaaaacaaaaaagccATAAAAGGAAACACATTTGTCACGGTTCAATGTGACGGAAGCAATAATGAAGTGAGCACCACGAAACTTGATTCTGAAGGCGGAAGTTATCCTACATGGAACGAGAAGGTAGTGATCGACTTGCCATTACATGCAAGGTTCGTTACAATAGAGGTGAAGTACAAAACTAGAGGAAGTAGTAGTAATAGTGTTGGAATAGCTAGAGTACCTGTTTCCGATTTTCTTGGAGGGTATGTACATGAAAATCAACTGCAATTTTTAAGTTATAGGTTGTGGGATAATAGAGTTATGAGAAATGGGGTTGTAAATATTTCAGTGAAGGTAAAAATGTCCCAACAAAATTCTTGCTCGAGTTCGATGTCATCGACGATGAATGGAGTTCCAGTAACTGGCGTTCCGGTGGCCGGTAATGGCTCCTGCAGCAGAGTTGCAACAGGGATTCCTGCTGTTTGGTTAAATTACCAAAGACACATTTGA
- the LOC25502301 gene encoding BON1-associated protein 2: MSQTIEITILSAENLQENKKAIKGNTFVMVQCDGSNNEVSTTKLDSEGGSYPTWNEKVVIDVPLHARFVTIEVKYKTRGSSNSVGIARVPVSDFVGGYVHENQLQFLSYRLWDNRVMRNGVVNISVKVKMSQQNSCSSSMSSTMNGVPVTGVPVAGNGSCSRVATGIPAVWLNYQRHI, from the coding sequence ATGTCGCAAACAATAGAGATAACAATTTTGTCAGCGGAGAATCTTCAAGAGAACAAAAAAGCCATAAAAGGAAACACATTTGTCATGGTTCAATGTGACGGAAGCAATAATGAAGTGAGCACCACGAAACTTGATTCTGAAGGCGGAAGTTATCCTACATGGAACGAGAAGGTAGTGATCGACGTGCCATTACATGCAAGGTTCGTAACAATAGAGGTGAAGTACAAAACAAGAGGAAGTAGTAATAGTGTTGGAATAGCTAGAGTACCTGTTTCCGATTTTGTTGGAGGGTATGTACATGAAAATCAATTGCAATTTTTAAGTTATAGGTTGTGGGATAATAGAGTTATGAGAAATGGGGTTGTAAATATTTCAGTGAAGGTAAAAATGTCCCAACAAAATTCTTGCTCGAGTTCGATGTCATCGACGATGAATGGAGTTCCAGTAACTGGCGTTCCGGTGGCCGGTAATGGCTCCTGCAGCAGAGTTGCAACAGGGATTCCTGCTGTTTGGTTAAACTACCAAAGACACATTTGA
- the LOC25502303 gene encoding BON1-associated protein 2 — MSRTIEITILSAENLQENKKAIKGNTFVTVQCDGSNNEVSTTKLDSEGGSYPTWNEKVVIDVPLHARFVTIEVKYKTRGSSSNSVGMARIPVSDFVGGYVHENQLQFLSYRLWDNRVMRNGVVNISVKVKMSQQNSCSSSMSSTMNGVPVTGVPVAGNGSCSRVATGIPAVWLNYQRHI, encoded by the coding sequence ATGTCACGAACAATAGAGATAACAATTTTGTCAGCGGAGAATCTTCAAGAGAACAAAAAAGCCATAAAAGGAAACACATTTGTCACGGTTCAATGTGACGGAAGCAATAATGAAGTGAGCACCACGAAACTTGATTCTGAAGGCGGAAGTTATCCTACATGGAACGAGAAGGTAGTGATCGACGTGCCATTACATGCAAGGTTCGTTACAATAGAGGTGAAGTACAAAACTAGAGGAAGTAGTAGTAATAGTGTTGGAATGGCTAGAATACCGGTTTCCGATTTTGTTGGAGGGTATGTACATGAAAATCAATTGCAATTTTTAAGTTATAGGTTGTGGGATAATAGAGTTATGAGAAATGGGGTTGTAAATATTTCTGTGAAGGTAAAAATGTCCCAACAAAATTCTTGCTCGAGTTCGATGTCATCGACGATGAATGGAGTTCCAGTAACTGGCGTTCCGGTGGCCGGTAATGGCTCCTGCAGCAGAGTTGCAACAGGGATTCCTGCTGTTTGGTTAAACTACCAAAGACACATTTGA
- the LOC25502304 gene encoding BON1-associated protein 2, which translates to MSRTIEITILSAENLQENKKAIKGNTFVTVQCDGSNREVSTTKLDSEGGSYPTWNEKLVMDVPLHARFLTIEVKYKTRGSSSNSVGMARIPVSDFLGGYVHENQLQFLSYRLWDNRVRRNGVVNISVKVKMSQQNSCSSSMSSTVSGVPVTGVPVTGNGSCSGVVTGIPAVWLNYQRNI; encoded by the coding sequence ATGTCACGAACAATAGAGATAACAATTTTGTCAGCAGAGAATCTTCAAGAGAACAAAAAAGCCATAAAAGGGAACACATTCGTTACGGTTCAATGTGACGGAAGCAACAGGGAAGTGAGCACCACGAAACTTGATTCCGAAGGAGGAAGTTACCCTACATGGAACGAGAAGTTGGTAATGGATGTGCCATTACATGCAAGGTTCCTAACAATAGAGGTGAAGTACAAAACAAGAGGTAGTAGTAGCAATAGTGTTGGAATGGCTAGAATACCTGTTTCCGATTTTCTTGGAGGGTATGTGCATGAAAATCAATTGCAATTTTTAAGTTATAGGTTGTGGGATAATAGAGTTAGGAGAAATGGGGTTGTAAATATTTCAGTAAAGGTAAAAATGTCCCAACAAAATTCTTGCTCGAGTTCGATGTCGTCGACAGTGAGTGGAGTTCCGGTAACCGGGGTTCCGGTGACCGGTAATGGCTCATGCAGCGGAGTTGTAACAGGAATTCCAGCTGTTTGGTTAAACTACCAAAGAAACATATGA
- the LOC25502307 gene encoding BON1-associated protein 2, producing the protein MVVTSQTLEITVISGENIHVTEDAYVVVRGESLNCYTTKTVKDNDNCGKNSSFLSWNEKFLLNMPLHARSITFEVQCKKFKSVRPIGVARIALSDFLNGIAPENCLQILSYKLRNWEGRQNGVIHFSVRVVVPEKTSATVAVEKQTVADGKNYGGRLTGMDVGTKDSNGVAIGIPFWWNYPNII; encoded by the coding sequence ATGGTTGTGACTTCACAAACATTAGAAATTACGGTTATATCTGGTGAAAATATTCATGTAACGGAGGATGCATACGTTGTTGTTCGAGGTGAGTCTCTTAATTGTTACACAACAAAAACGGTGAAAGATAATGATAATTGTGGGAAAAACTCGAGTTTTCTTTCATGGAATGAGAAGTTTTTGTTGAACATGCCATTGCATGCAAGGTCAATCACTTTTGAGGTGCAATGCAAGAAGTTTAAAAGTGTACGTCCTATTGGGGTGGCAAGAATTGCTCTTTCGGATTTTCTCAATGGCATCGCGCCGGAAAATTGTTTGCAAATTTTGAGTTATAAATTGAGGAACTGGGAAGGGAGGCAAAATGGAGTTATTCATTTCAGTGTGAGGGTGGTTGTGCCGGAGAAAACATCGGCTACCGTGGCGGTTGAAAAGCAGACTGTCGCGGATGGAAAGAATTATGGTGGTCGGTTAACTGGAATGGATGTTGGTACCAAGGACTCTAATGGTGTTGCTATTGGTATTCCGTTTTGGTGGAATTACCCaaacattatttaa
- the LOC25502308 gene encoding BON1-associated protein 2, whose amino-acid sequence MGVASRTLEITVISGENIHVTEDAYVVVRGESLNCYTTKTLKDNNDNCGKNSSFLSWNEKFLLNMPLHARSITFEVQCKKFKSVRPIGVARIGVSDFLNGTVPENCSQILSYKLRDWEGRQNGVIHFSVRVVVPEERSVTVAEKQTVMHGKNCGGRLTGMDIVGVKNSNGVAIGFPF is encoded by the coding sequence ATGGGTGTAGCCTCACGCACATTAGAAATCACGGTTATATCCGGCGAAAATATTCATGTAACCGAAGATGCATACGTTGTCGTTCGAGGTGAGTCTCTTAATTGTTACACAACGAAGACGCTGAAAGATAACAACGATAATTGTGGAAAAAATTCGAGTTTCCTTTCATGGAATGAAAAGTTTTTGTTGAACATGCCATTGCATGCAAGGTCAATTACGTTTGAGGTGCAATGCAAGAAGTTTAAAAGTGTTCGTCCTATTGGGGTAGCAAGAATTGGCGTTTCGGATTTTCTTAATGGCACCGTGCCGGAAAATTGTTCGCAAATTTTGAGTTATAAATTGAGGGATTGGGAAGGGAGGCAAAATGGGGTTATTCATTTTAGTGTGAGGGTGGTTGTGCCGGAGGAAAGATCGGTTACCGTGGCGGAGAAGCAAACGGTGATGCATGGAAAGAATTGTGGTGGCCGGTTAACTGGAATGGATATTGTTGGTGTCAAGAACTCTAATGGTGTTGCTATTGGTTTTCCCTTTTGA
- the LOC25502309 gene encoding uncharacterized protein, giving the protein MVVASQTLEITIISGENIHVTEDAYVVVRGESLNCYTTKTVKDNDNCGKNSSFLSWNEKFLLNMPLHARSITFEVQCKKFKSVRPIGVARIAVSDILNGDESENCSRILSYKLRNWEGRQNGVIHFGVRVVVPEQRTVTVAEKQPVADGKSYGDRLTGIDVGTKNSNGAVIGIPVWWNYPNII; this is encoded by the coding sequence ATGGTTGTGGCTTCACAAACATTAGAAATTACGATTATATCTGGAGAAAATATTCATGTAACAGAGGATGCATACGTTGTTGTTCGAGGTGAGTCTCTTAATTGTTACACAACGAAAACGGTGAAAGATAATGATAATTGTGGGAAAAACTCAAGTTTTCTTTCATGGAATGAGAAGTTTTTGTTGAACATGCCATTGCATGCAAGGTCAATCACGTTTGAGGTGCAATGCAAGAAGTTCAAAAGTGTTCGCCCTATTGGGGTGGCAAGAATCGCCGTTTCGGATATTCTAAACGGGGATGAATCGGAAAATTGTTCACGAATTTTGAGTTATAAATTGAGGAATTGGGAAGGGAGGCAAAATGGAGTTATTCATTTTGGTGTGAGGGTGGTTGTGCCAGAGCAAAGAACGGTTACCGTGGCGGAGAAGCAACCGGTGGCGGATGGAAAGAGTTATGGTGACCGGTTAACTGGAATTGATGTTGGTACGAAGAACTCTAATGGTGCTGTTATTGGTATTCCTGTTTGGTGGAATTACCCTaacattatttaa